Proteins encoded in a region of the Drosophila busckii strain San Diego stock center, stock number 13000-0081.31 chromosome 2L, ASM1175060v1, whole genome shotgun sequence genome:
- the LOC108603814 gene encoding dopamine N-acetyltransferase, translating to MIEQGTCIVALDEHNPERILGCVIAGVLVPSSLDSFAAQALAAKDNIWGKMVTLLMKASVEGNVYERYGVSKVLLSHMTTVDPSMRGKGLGTRLAAALMEVGRIKGYEVMIAFCSSFYSARQKRAMGMECIYSLAYADYKDESGEVIFKPPAPHTHLQFLAIRL from the coding sequence ATGATTGAGCAAGGCACGTGTATTGTGGCGCTGGATGAACACAATCCAGAACGCATTTTAGGCTGTGTCATTGCCGGCGTTCTGGTGCCCAGCAGTCTGGACTCTTTCGCTGCTCAAGCACTCGCAGCGAAAGACAACATCTGGGGAAAAATGGTAACTTTGCTAATGAAAGCTTCAGTGGAAGGCAACGTTTACGAACGCTACGGAGTGTCCAAGGTGTTGCTCTCCCACATGACTACGGTGGATCCCTCAATGCGTGGCAAGGGCCTGGGCACTCGCCTAGCCGCTGCGCTCATGGAAGTTGGACGCATCAAGGGCTATGAAGTCATGATTGCCTTCTGCTCTAGTTTCTATTCGGCGCGGCAGAAGCGTGCCATGGGCATGGAATGCATCTACTCCTTGGCCTATGCGGACTACAAGGATGAGAGCGGTGAGGTTATATTCAAGCCACCAGCTCCACATACCCATCTGCAGTTTTTGGCAATCAGATTATAA